From a single bacterium genomic region:
- a CDS encoding pyridoxal phosphate-dependent aminotransferase: MRLAKRVGKIQPSPTLAITGKAKQMKAQGIDVVGFGAGEPDFDTPDHIKAAAKKALDDGYTKYTPVPGSPELKDAILAKLKRDNGLDYKRENVIVSLGAKHSIYNVAQAFLEAGDEVVIPAPYWVSYPDIALLADATPVIVEAKQDTGFKITPAQLEKAITRKTKLFVLNSPSNPTGAAYSKAELEALARVVVEKDIIVLSDEIYEKLVYDGFRFTSFASLGEEVKKRTILVNGLSKSHSMTGWRIGYVAADKDLVAAMNNIQSQSTSNPVSFCDKASIEALNGPQDFLKGWVAEFDRRRRYITDRLNGMPGVSCLLPQGAFYVFPNFSGCYGKKTPAGKVIDGSSALSAYLLDDHKVAAVPGIAFGDDACQRLSYATSMKNIEKGIDRIEQAVKALA, from the coding sequence ATGAGGCTTGCGAAAAGAGTGGGGAAGATCCAGCCGTCGCCGACGCTGGCGATCACCGGCAAGGCGAAGCAGATGAAGGCGCAGGGGATCGACGTGGTCGGCTTCGGGGCCGGGGAGCCGGATTTCGACACGCCGGACCACATCAAGGCCGCCGCCAAGAAGGCGCTGGACGACGGGTACACGAAGTACACCCCGGTCCCCGGCTCGCCGGAGCTCAAGGACGCCATCCTCGCCAAGCTCAAGCGGGACAACGGCCTCGACTACAAGCGGGAGAACGTCATCGTCTCCCTCGGCGCAAAGCACTCGATCTACAACGTCGCCCAGGCGTTCCTCGAGGCCGGGGACGAAGTGGTCATCCCCGCCCCGTACTGGGTTTCCTACCCGGACATCGCGCTCCTGGCGGACGCCACCCCGGTGATCGTCGAGGCGAAGCAGGACACGGGGTTCAAGATCACCCCGGCGCAGCTGGAAAAGGCGATCACAAGGAAGACGAAGCTCTTCGTGCTGAACAGCCCGTCCAACCCGACCGGGGCGGCGTACTCGAAGGCGGAACTCGAGGCGCTGGCCCGGGTGGTCGTGGAGAAGGACATCATCGTCCTGTCGGACGAGATCTACGAGAAGCTGGTGTACGACGGTTTCCGGTTCACCTCCTTCGCCTCCCTCGGCGAAGAGGTGAAGAAGCGCACGATCCTCGTGAACGGCCTGTCCAAGTCGCACTCGATGACCGGGTGGCGGATCGGGTATGTCGCCGCCGACAAGGATCTCGTCGCGGCGATGAACAACATCCAGAGCCAGAGCACGAGCAATCCCGTGTCGTTCTGCGACAAGGCGTCGATCGAGGCGCTGAACGGCCCCCAGGACTTCCTGAAGGGGTGGGTCGCCGAGTTCGACCGGCGGCGCCGCTACATCACCGACCGGCTCAACGGGATGCCGGGCGTGTCGTGCCTGCTCCCGCAGGGGGCGTTCTACGTCTTCCCGAACTTCTCCGGGTGCTACGGGAAGAAGACGCCCGCGGGCAAGGTGATCGACGGCTCCTCGGCCCTGTCGGCGTACCTGCTCGACGATCACAAGGTGGCGGCGGTCCCGGGGATCGCGTTCGGCGACGACGCGTGCCAGCGCCTCTCCTACGCCACGTCCATGAAGAACATCGAGAAGGGGATCGACCGCATCGAGCAGGCCGTCAAGGCCCTCGCGTAA
- the coaD gene encoding pantetheine-phosphate adenylyltransferase, protein MRTIAVYPGSFDPPTNGHLDIIERSSRVFSRVIVAVAVNLRKNAFFTPAERVRMLKRLTSAMGNVEVTSFRGLLVDFARAKEAHILVRGIRAISDFEYEYQMAHMNRKLDQEIDTVIMMTGERHSAISSNIVKEIAQFGGKIDDLVPPLVRDILFSKLKGAKRK, encoded by the coding sequence ATGAGGACCATCGCCGTCTACCCTGGCTCCTTCGATCCCCCCACGAACGGACACCTCGACATCATCGAGCGATCCTCCCGGGTCTTCTCGCGTGTGATCGTCGCGGTGGCGGTGAACCTCCGGAAAAACGCCTTCTTCACCCCCGCGGAACGCGTGCGGATGCTGAAGCGGCTGACCTCCGCGATGGGGAACGTCGAGGTCACCTCGTTCCGCGGCCTGCTGGTCGATTTCGCCCGCGCGAAGGAGGCGCACATCCTGGTGCGGGGGATCCGGGCGATCTCCGACTTCGAGTACGAGTACCAGATGGCACACATGAACCGGAAGCTGGACCAGGAGATCGACACGGTGATCATGATGACCGGGGAGCGCCACTCCGCGATCAGCTCGAACATCGTGAAGGAGATCGCCCAGTTCGGAGGGAAGATCGACGACCTCGTGCCGCCCCTGGTGCGGGACATCCTGTTTAGTAAGCTGAAAGGAGCGAAAAGGAAATGA